The segment ACATCCGGCGCTACAAAGGCCTTCATATCCTGCTCGAAGCGTTCGCAGCGATGCCGCAGGATGTGCCGACACGATTGCTCGTGGTCGGCGAGTTCTACGGCGGCGAGGAAGAGTACCGCGCGAAGATCGATCAGCTCGGACTGCAGGACCGGATCACGCTGGTGGGCCGGTACGTCCCTAACGAAGAGATCCCGGCCTTCTTTTCCGCGGCCGACGCGGTCGTGCTTCCATATCTGTCCGCCACAGAGCGGCATTTCCCAGATCGCGTTCCATTTCGAGACGCCGCTCGTGATCACCGATGTGGGCGGACTCTCGGAGGCGGTGGAGAACGGCGTGCACGGGATGATCGTGGCACCGGACGATCCCCGGGCGCTCACCGCCACGCTTAACGGAATTCTACAGCAAAGGGGCTCGGCCCATCGTTCGCCGCGAACATGAAACGGGACAAGCATCGGTTCACGTGGGAAGCACTGGTCGATGGGATCGGTGGCCTGATGGAGGGGCGGTAGCATGAAGGTAACGGCATGTCTCATTTGCGGCAGCACGAGGTTCAGGGCCCTTCCGTTCGGCTATGACCACGAAGGCCAGCGCCTGCAGGGCACGTTGTGCCGCGCGTGCGGGATCATCTTCCTCGATCCGCAGCTTTCCGACGGGCAGATCACCGCGCTCTATTCCAAAGAATACTTCGAAGGCGACTTCCGCTGCGGGCACACCGGCAGCCTGTTCGATGACGCCACGCTCGCCGATATCACGGACCTCCCCCTCGTACGCCGCATCAAGGAATTCCAGCAGGGCGGGACGATGCTGGACATCGGATGCGCCGGCGAGACATTCTGAACTCCGCACGGGCCGCCGGCTTCACGGTGACGGGCGTGGAGATGTCGCCCGATGCCGCACAGCTCGCACGCACGCGGTTCGGACTCGATGTGATCACCGGCGATGTGTTCGCCGGGAAGTTCGTGGACGGCACATTCGACGTGGTCTATCTCGGCGATGTCATCGAACACCTGCCCGACCCGCGCCGCACGTTCACCGAGATCAACCGCATCATGAAACCCGGGGCGCTGCTCGTCATCGCCTGTCCCACGCAGACCAACACCCTGTTCTCGCGACTGGGGTTCTCGGCATTTGCGCTCCTCGGCAAGAGCGTCACGGTGCACATGCCGCCGTACCATCTCTTTGAGTACAGGCCGGAGAGCATGCGTGCGCTCATGGAGCGGACCGGATTCAGCATCGTGCAGCTGGACGCCGGCGCGATCCCGCCCGGCGAGATCGCCATGCGCGGATCGTTCGCACAGAAGACGGGCAAGAAACTGATGCAGTATCCGAATGCTCTCCTCACACGCCTCACCGGAAAATGGGGCGACCGTCTCAACGTCTTCGCGCGCAAGAATGGCTGACCCCGTCGTCACGGTCCTGATCGTCAACTGGAACGGCAAAGAGGTCACACTCGACTGCCTCGCGTCGTTGCAGAAGGTGACCTATCCCGCCATGCGCATCCTGCTGGTGGATAACGGCTCACACGACGACACGCTCCCTGCCGTCCGCGCGGCCTACCCCAATGTCAGCATCCTTGCCCTCGGCGAGAACAAGCGCTTCGCCGCCGGCAACAACCACGGCATGAAGGTCGCGCTCGATGAAGGCACCGACTTCGTCCTCCTTCTGAACAACGACACCACCGTCGCCCCCGACTTCATCACGCATCTGGTCGACCGCTGCAACGCCACCGAGCGGTGCGGCATGGTGGCTCCCAAGATCTACTATTATACTCCCGGCGACACGATCTGGTTCGCAGGCGGGAATGTCTCCTTCTGGACCGGCACGATGAGTCACCGCGGCATCCGGGAGGTGGACCGCGGACAGTACGACGTGGCGGGCGAGACAGGCTATGCGACCGGCTGCTGCATCCTGGTGTCGGCGGACGTGATCCGGCGCGTGGGGATGCTGGATCACCGATATTTCATGTACGGAGAAGACGCCGACTGGTCCATCCGCGTGCAACGGGCGGGCTACCGCGTGATGTATGAACCGAAGTCGAAGGTGTGGCACAAGCTGTCGGTGAGCGCGGGGGGACATCTGTCGTCGTTCAAGCTGCGGAACAAGGCGATCAGCCAGTACCGCTTCTTCGCGCATCATGCCCGATGGTACCACTGGTTCACCTTCCCGTGGATGTCGATCGTCGTGAACGCGTTCGCGGCAGCACGCTACATCCTCACGACACGGGGCGCACGCCCCGCGGATCAACGAGGGCGTTCCTAGACACGACAGCCCATGGAATTCGGGAAACATATCGGCAAGAGTCTCTGGGGGCTGGCGGACAAGGCCCTGCCCGTGGTGTACGGGTTCGGGTACGTGCTGCTCGTCATCCGCGTTCTCCCTGAAGAAGAATTCGGCAATTTCGTCCTGCTCCAGGAGATCTTCCTGATCCTTTCGGGCCTCGCCACCGCCGTCGCCCTCCAGCCCATGCTGAAATTCGCCTCCGAGGACACCGGCGATCCGGCGGGGATCATCGGTGCCGGCATGCTCCTGAACATCGTGTTCATCGTCGTCTCCTCCCTCCTGGTCGTCCTGTTCCGCGCACCGATGAGTGCCGTCCTCCGTTCGCCTGCGCTTGCACCGCTGTTGTTGTACATCCCGGCCATGATGATCGCCTCGCTCATCCGGAACGTGGCGCTCATCCTGCTGCAGACACGCTTTGGTATCGCCCGCATCTTCTGGGTCGACGCCGTGCATTTCCTCGGCGATCCGTTCCTCGTGTGGATCTACTCGCGGATGCATCTCTTCGACACCGCCGAGGACCTGATCATGATCAACATCCTTTCGCTGTCGGCGTCATCGCTGCTCGGACTGGCGTTGTCGTGGCGGCAGTTCCGGTGGCGGCTCCGCCCCACGCGGGGAGAGATGCGGCGCATGTGGGAATACGGCAAATACTCGCTCGGCGGCAACGCAAGCTATCTCGTCTATTCCCGTGCCGACACCTTCATCCTTTCCGCGTTCACCGGGCCGGCGCAGGTGGCGGTGTACAACTCCGCGAAGATCTTCACGCGCATCTTCGACATGGCGACGCAGATCATCCAGATGTTCATCCTCCCCGGGGTGTCGCTGCTGGCATCGCGTGGTGAGCGGTCCACGCTGAAGGTCGTCGTGGAGAAATCCACGCTTTTCTCCGCCGTGGGCATGGTCCCGGTGATGCTCGGCATGGTGCTGTTCGCCGGTCCGATGATCGGCCTCATCTATGGCGGCGCTATCCGGACGCCGTGCTGATCCTCAGGTCTTCGGCCTCATGTCGATCGCCGTGCCGGCCTTTGCGATCGGGTCCAATGTGCTCATGGGGCTCGGCGAAGCGCGCGCGCGAGTTTCGTGCTGGGCGCGCAGATGCTGGTGGTGTCGCTTGCCGCCTATTTCCTCATCATCCCGTGGCTCGGCACCATCAGGGGCCGCCATCGCCGTGGTCGTCGCGTCGTATATCATGGCATGGATCGCTCTTGCGCGGGTCCGCAGCTACATCCCCTTCACCGTAGGTGAGGTCCTTGCCCGCCGCCACGACATCCGGGCATTCATCCTCCGCCGCCTGCAGAACATACGGGGATAGCGAACACTCATAGCATCCACACCGGCCCGTTGCCTCAGGTGCGTTTGACGTGAGCTCCTTAACGTGCGTCGCCCATGAGCTTTACATGAGTTTCTTCACGTACGTTATCCAGCTCCTTCACATGAGCTGCACATGAGTCTTACATGAGCTTCTTTACGAACGTCGCACATGAGGTTCTTCGCGTACGTTTCGTCTAAGTTCGTGTGGATTTCCCTTCATCCGATTGACTCTCGCGAAAGCCCTCCGTACCTTGAAAAGGGCGATCCCTCCGGCGCTGTACTACCCACCGTTCTTGCTTCCTTCCGATGTTCATTAAGCGGGGATACCAATGAAACGTCTCGCGTTCATGTGTCTCTTGACTGTCCTTTCCTTCTCAGCATATGCCCAGATCACGGTTCCGCGTACTCCTGATGCGAACACGATGGCGTTGTGGCATCTGGATGAAATGGTTCCTGCAAGCATGGTGGACGCCAGCGGACATGGTCTGACCGGCACGGCAAGGAACAACGGTAGTTTCCGGACGCGCCGGCAATGCCAGGTCCTTCAATGGGACGTCCGATTACATCGTCCTGCTGGATCAGGGATATGGCGCGTTGGACTTCTCCCCGACCGAGAGCTTTACGATTGAGTGCTGGTTCAAGACCAGTTCGCTCAACCCCATGCAACTCATTCGCAAAGGTGTCGCCCCCGAACCGGGCTACACCCTGATCGTCAGCGGCGGCAAGGTGATCGGGATCATTGGTAACCGTGAGGATGGGACACCGCCCGACGCGCTGGTGAGTATCACGAGCACGGAGACCTGCAATGATGGACTGTGGCACCAGGCCATGCTCATCCGTGACCGTCCGATGCAGAAGCTGTATCTGTATGTGGATGGGGAACTGGCGGCGACACCGGTGACCGACACCTTCCCGTATGCCATCTCCAACGATCGTCCGCTCACCATCGGGCGGTGGGAACAAAATGACTTCCCGTACTTCTTTGACGGAGCCATCGACGAGATACGCATCACCCGCGATGCCCGGCATCCCCATTTGTCCACACCCCTCACGGCCTCATGGAACTTCGATGATCCGCAGGGGAGCTTCGTGGCCGATTCATCAGCAAACCTCAATGGGGGCGTTGCCATCGGGACATCGATCGTGGAAGGGCTGACGGGATCAGCGCGGAGATTCAACGGGGCCGGTGACTACGTCCTCGTGAACGATGCCGAGAACGGATCGCTGGATTTCGATCCCTCTCAGAGTTTCACGGTGGAAGCATGGTTCAAGACCACATCGGCAACAGCCATGCAGCTGCTGCGGAAGGGGCTTGCTCCTGATCCGGGATACGGATTGTTCGTGAGCGGAGGATACGTCGCTGCCGTCATCGGCAATCGGGAGGACGGTGTGACACCGGACACCCTGCTCATCCTCAAAAGCATCAAGCAGTACATCGACGGGGCCTGGCACCATGTCTCCCTGGTGCGGGATCGGACGACCCGCAAAGTGTACCTCTACGTTGATAGCACGATCGTGACCCGGCCGCTGGACGATGCATTCCCGTATGCGATCGCAAGCCCCCGCCCGCTGACGATCGGCCGATGGGAGTACCCTTCCCTGCCGTACTACTTCCAGGGAGATGTCGACCGCGTTGCGATCAATCGCGGCGCGATCCATCCCGGAGCATCCGGCGGCCCTGCCGTTCTGGTCCGCACGGAACCGATCGATTGGGAGTCCGTTGTCATCGGCGATACGGTGGTGCGCCGGTTGACACTCTACAACGCCGGCAGCAACGACACACTCCTGGTGAGTAGTATCGGCGCGACACCCTCTGTGTTCTCTCCGAAGGAAACGCAATTGGCCATCGGTCCCGATGACACAGCATCGATCGTGATCCGCTATGCGCCGACCACAGCCGGGCAGGATTCGGGTTCGATAACATTTTGCGACCAATGACCCCGGGACACCTTCTGTGACGATCCACCTGCTCGGGCGCGGGACCCTCGTACGGATGGTCACACTGGTCAGTCCCCTGAACAACGCGACTGCCGCCAGAGACACGGTCAGTTTTAAATGGAGGAAGGCCACGCCGGCTGCGACAAAGTACTGGTTCGAATGGTCCACATCTCACTCATTCACAGAACGGACCATAGACTCGACATTGACGGACACGATGAACGTGGCATCAGGGTTCCCCAAGAACTCGACTATTCACTGGAGAGTGCGCGCCGGGAACCAGCTTGGCTGGGGAGAGTACAGCCTGTCGCGGACCTTCTTCAGACCAACGACGTCTGTGCCGGAGGCCGGCACCCCCCCGGCGTATTCACTCCTCCCGAACTATCCGAACCCGTTCAATTTATCGACCACGATCTCGTTCACCGTTCCCAGGACCACGCTGGTCCGCATCGATGTCCACAATGCGGCCGGCGAGTTGGTAGGTGTCATAGCGGATGCCCCCTACCTGCCGGGAGAGCACCGTATCGTGTTCGATGGCGCGGGCCTCCCCAGCGGCATGTACTTCGCCCGGATGCGCGCGGGATCGGTGGTTCAGGTGCGGCCCATGCTTCTCATGAAATAACTTCCTCTTCCGGATGGCGCCCCCCGGGGCGCCATCGGGCTATTCCGGCCTTCAACCCGCATTTGCATCGTTCCCCAGCCGTTTGACTATCCAGAGCGCCTTCCGTACCTTGAAGAGGATTACTCCTTCCGGCATAGTACGACCTATCGATCGCGATTCCTCCGACGTTCATTACGCAGGGATACCAATGAAGCGACTCACATTCATCTGTCTCGTGACTGTCCTTTCCTTCTCAGCATCTGCCCAGATCACCATTCCGCGCGTGCCTGATGCGTACACCATGGCGCTCTGGCATTGCGATGAATCCAATCCTGAGTGGATCTTCGATGTCAGCGGCACCGGGGGCACCGGCATCGCTACCGGCACGACAGTGGTCGCCGGCCGCTTCGGACGGGCCCGCTTATTCAATGGTAGCTCGGACTATATCACGGTGGGCAATTCCTGGAATCATTCGCTGGACTTCTCCTACGTGGAGAGCTTCACGGTGGAGTGCTGGTTCAAGACCAGTTCGCCTGCCCCCATGGTGTTGATACGCAAAGGCCTTGCGCCCCAGCCCGGATATACGCTGATCGTGAGCGCAGGCAGGGTCGTGGGCATCATCGGGAACAGGGCGGACGGCACGCCGCCCGACACACTGCTGACGATCACGAGCGACAGCACCTATAACGACGGGGCATGGCACCATGCCATGCTCATCCGCGACCGTCCGATGCAGCAGCTCTACCTGTATGTGGACGGGGAACAGGCAGCGGCACCAGTAACCGATACATTCGGCCAGTCCATCGCCAACGATCGCCCCCTGACCATCGGACGCTGGGAATCCGATGTGTACCCGTACTTCTTTGACGGCGTCATCGACGAGGTGCGCATCACCCGTGACGCCCGGCATCCACACGTCGTTGCACCGCTCATGGCCCTGTGGAATTTCGACGGTCCCATGGGAATGTTCATCCCCGATTCATCGGCCAATCACAACGGCGGTATCGCCACCGGAACAACGGTGAGGGATGGTATCTCCGGCGCGGGTCGCGCATTCAACGGCAACGGCGATCATATCGTTGCGGGGGATCCGGAGAACGGCTCGCTGGATTTCGATTCCTCACAGAGCTTCACGGTCGAGGCGTGGTTCAAGACCACATCCTCCGCCGTGATGCAGCTCCTGCGGAAGGGGTACGCAAGGCACCCCGGCTACGGCCTCTCCATGAGCGGGGGGTATGCCGATGCGGTGATCGGCAACAATGAAGACGGCGCACACGCCTCCACTCTCACCATCCTCCACAGCACCAGGACATTCAACGATGGCCTGTGGCACCGGATGTCGCTCATACGCGACCGCGTCGCGCGTACGGTCTCGCTCTACGTCGATGGACAACTCGCGTGCATCCCCCGCACCGATACCTACCCGTATCCCCTTGCGAACGACCGGCCGTTGACGATAGGGATGTGGGATTATCCATCGTTTCCCTACTACTTCCAGGGATCCATCGACCGCGTTGCGATCACCCGGGGAGCATTGCATCCCGCGGGTACGCCCGCCCCGGGCCTGCTTGTCCGCACGGAACCCATAGACTGCGGCACCGTGCTCATTGGCGATTCGGTATCGCGCACATTGACCCTCTACAACAGCGGCAGCCTTGATACCCTTGTCGTGAGCACCCTGACGGCACTTCCCTCCGTTTTGCTCCGCATGCATCGCACATGGCGATCGCCCCGCGAATCGGCATCGGTCGTGATCCACTACACCCCGGCCGCCGCACGTGCGGGATTCAGGCTGGATCACCTTCATGACCAACGATCCGGAAACACCGGCGGTGTCGATCAACATTCTCGGGCGGGGGTCCCCGTGGGAGCGGTGACGCTGCTGGGCCCCCTCAATTACACGAGCTTCAGCAAGGATACGGTTCTCTTCACCTGGTGCAAGGCGGCCCCGGCACCGACGAAGTACTGGTTCGAATGGTCCACATCCAGTGAGTTCACGGAACGAACCATGGATTCAACATTGACCGACACGTTGACACGGCGGGCAGGGTTCCCGGAAGAACTCGAACATCTACTGGCGGGAGCGCGCAGAAACCAGAATGGCTAGGGAGAGTACGGCTGCACAACATGTTCTACAGAACGACGACCTCCGTTCCCGGAGCCGGAACGCCGTCAGCATATGCGCTGCAGCCGAACTATCCGAACCCGTTCAACCCTTCCACCACGATCACGTTCCGTGTGCCGGAAGCGTCCGTTGTTCGTCTGGAAGTCTTCAACG is part of the Ignavibacteriota bacterium genome and harbors:
- a CDS encoding glycosyltransferase; protein product: MLRFSDRYIVQSKIVLKDLLSLKPKAVYKLVPHPIYSGFGDAMGKDAARKQLGITESRVLLFFGYIRRYKGLHILLEAFAAMPQDVPTRLLVVGEFYGGEEEYRAKIDQLGLQDRITLVGRYVPNEEIPAFFSAADAVVLPYLSATERHFPDRVPFRDAARDHRCGRTLGGGGERRARDDRGTGRSPGAHRHA
- a CDS encoding oligosaccharide flippase family protein, which produces MEFGKHIGKSLWGLADKALPVVYGFGYVLLVIRVLPEEEFGNFVLLQEIFLILSGLATAVALQPMLKFASEDTGDPAGIIGAGMLLNIVFIVVSSLLVVLFRAPMSAVLRSPALAPLLLYIPAMMIASLIRNVALILLQTRFGIARIFWVDAVHFLGDPFLVWIYSRMHLFDTAEDLIMINILSLSASSLLGLALSWRQFRWRLRPTRGEMRRMWEYGKYSLGGNASYLVYSRADTFILSAFTGPAQVAVYNSAKIFTRIFDMATQIIQMFILPGVSLLASRGERSTLKVVVEKSTLFSAVGMVPVMLGMVLFAGPMIGLIYGGAIRTPC
- a CDS encoding class I SAM-dependent methyltransferase, giving the protein MRRRDILNSARAAGFTVTGVEMSPDAAQLARTRFGLDVITGDVFAGKFVDGTFDVVYLGDVIEHLPDPRRTFTEINRIMKPGALLVIACPTQTNTLFSRLGFSAFALLGKSVTVHMPPYHLFEYRPESMRALMERTGFSIVQLDAGAIPPGEIAMRGSFAQKTGKKLMQYPNALLTRLTGKWGDRLNVFARKNG
- a CDS encoding T9SS type A sorting domain-containing protein, which codes for MTIHLLGRGTLVRMVTLVSPLNNATAARDTVSFKWRKATPAATKYWFEWSTSHSFTERTIDSTLTDTMNVASGFPKNSTIHWRVRAGNQLGWGEYSLSRTFFRPTTSVPEAGTPPAYSLLPNYPNPFNLSTTISFTVPRTTLVRIDVHNAAGELVGVIADAPYLPGEHRIVFDGAGLPSGMYFARMRAGSVVQVRPMLLMK
- a CDS encoding glycosyltransferase family 2 protein produces the protein MADPVVTVLIVNWNGKEVTLDCLASLQKVTYPAMRILLVDNGSHDDTLPAVRAAYPNVSILALGENKRFAAGNNHGMKVALDEGTDFVLLLNNDTTVAPDFITHLVDRCNATERCGMVAPKIYYYTPGDTIWFAGGNVSFWTGTMSHRGIREVDRGQYDVAGETGYATGCCILVSADVIRRVGMLDHRYFMYGEDADWSIRVQRAGYRVMYEPKSKVWHKLSVSAGGHLSSFKLRNKAISQYRFFAHHARWYHWFTFPWMSIVVNAFAAARYILTTRGARPADQRGRS